CGGCGAACGAGGAATGGGTGCTTTGGAATTTAAACCGGCAACATATAAATTAAAAACCAAAAATATACCAATAGAAATTGCTGAGATGGTAGAGTTAGCATCTGAAATTCTAAGTAATCGTAAAAAATTCTCTACAAAATTAGAATTAAAGAATCAAAAGAAATTAAATGAATCTTTGACAAGTTTAATGACAATCGGAACATCCGCCGGTGGTGCAAGAGCAAAGTGTATTATCGCATACAACGAAAAAACAGGAGATGTTCGTTCTGGGCAGGTAAAAACTACAGAAGATTATTCGTATTGGATTATAAAGTTGGATGGAATCCAAAACAATAAAGACAAAGAGCTAAATGATCCAAAGGGATTTGGGACAATCGAATATGCTTACTATCGAATGGCATTGGATTGCGGAATACAGATGATGGAGTCAAAACTACTCGAAGAAAATGGCAGACATCATTTTATGACAAAACGTTTCGATCGCATTAATGGGGGAGAAAAATTACATATGCAATCTCTCTGTGCTATCGCCCATTACGATTTTAACATGGCTGGAGCTTATAGTTATGAACAAGCTTTTGAAGTGATTCGTAAAATCATTTTAGAAAACACTCGAAATGCTTTAGAGCAACAATTCCGAAGAGCCGTTTTCAATATCATTTCTCGTAACCAAGATGATCATACTAAAAACATTGCTTTTTTAATGGATAAAACAGGGAAATGGAATTTATCACCTGCTTATGATATGACATATAGTTATAATCCCAATGGACAATGGACAAGTCGTCACCAAATGAGTATTAACGGAAAACGAGAGAACTTTCAACTGGAAGACCTCATTGAGTTGGGTAAAAAAGCCGATCTCAAAATTTTACAAATCAAATCAATCATCAATCAAACAAAAGATATTCTTTCCTCCTGGAAAAAATATGCCAAACAATCCAATGTCCCGAATTCACTTTTAAACCCAATCCAGAAAAACTTAAATTTATCCATCTAATTCAATTTTCTCTTGAGTGGTAGGATAAGTTAACAAAACAATGATATAAGTATTGGCCAACTTCCGAGAATGTATATTATGTCGCATAACTGGTGATAGTTGAGTTGAGTGTACTCGTACATCCTTTACAGTTTTGTTTCTATACATACTTTACAAAAAGGATCATAGAAATCCTACAAATCAAATAGAAACCTAAACGTTAATTTTTGTTTGGAATTCAAACCAAAATTAAATCAATCGATTGGCCAAGAAATACAGAAGAACCATACCGAACTACCTCCATAACAACTGAAACGAATCAATTTCCCAAGATCTTAAATATTAAAAACGGCAATTGTCTTAAAGAATTCTATGAGACTTTACTAAAAATGAAACAGTCGTTACGTCGATGTGAAAATTTAGACGAAACATAAAGCATTGTAGCGATATTCATGGTTTTTATATTCAAAATTGCTAAAATAAAAAATAAATTGCCTAATCAAGTATAGTTTCCAATTTGCATCAAAGTTTTCAAAAAAACAAGATGTTAGAAATTAAAACCATAGTCACCAATGATATAAAAAAAGAATCGATTATAACCGGATTCGAGAGAATACTTTTTGAACGAGATTGTTTTGGTAATCTTTGGATTGGTTCTTGGAACCAAAGCCCTATTCTTTATAAGAATGATGGATCACAAATCACGCGTTACGAATTTCCCATTGGATATTATCTTTCAAGTGATAATCCTTTTGATTCAAATCAGGACTGCACCTTGTTTGGTTCTTCACAGTCTGTTTTATACTTCAAAGATGATGTGTTTTTTAACGTTCCTTCACCAAAATTAGCAATCTCTGCACCTTACCAAATTCTTAATATTGGAAAATATACTTATGTAATTTTTGCTAATACAGGCGGAAGGAGACTCATCCATCGTTGGGATGGAGCCAGTTGGGAAACTTTAAATAATCAACTAGACTTTTTAAATCTCAATAACCTAAAACAAGTAAGTAAAAATAGAATTCTTGTGACAGAAAACAATTCAGAAATTGCCTACATACTTGATTTGGATGGGAAGTTGGTCTCGGAATTTTCTACGAGTGGTGCACCAATGAAAGTAAAAGTGGATTCGAAAAGAATTTTCTTATATTCAGATTCTAAACTTGAGGTCCGTAGTTCTGAAGGAGAATTAAAAAGCATTCTTGATTTGTATGACGAGTCGATAAAATCATATTTTGGTTCCTATCTAGAATTCATTGATTTAAATATAGAAGATGAATCCAATCTCACTTTGCTTCTAAGAGAAAGAAACAAAAAACCTGCAAAAAAACACCTATTGAACTTCAATTTAGATACATTGACTCTAACTCCTCATCCACTATACGATAGATTAACACCTGAAATGAATTTACTGCAATTTGAGAAAGATAACTCAGGAGGGTTTTGGTTTAAAATTTTTGGAAACCATTACTCTGAATCTTTCTTAACATTTAATAAGGAATTAACATTATGAAACAACATACAACGAAAGATTTTCAAAAGGCGGACTTTTACTCTGGAAACCTAAAAGAAATCATCATAGATCGTATGTTGGTATTTCAATCTCAGCGTGATACTTTTCAGAAGGCAATTGAAAAAACTAAAACCAAACTAGACCAAAACTTTTTAAAAGATTTTGAAGTTATGTATGGTTTTAAACCTGGAAAAGAAATTTTAGAATGGGAGAACCTAAAAAAAGGCTACAAATCCATTATGTATGAAGTAGCAGATGTTTGGAATATGATTGATCACCACTCTGCCGAAGAAGAAGAAATGGAGGAAAATGAAGATGGTGGTTTTGACTATGCAATCTCTTCTACAGAAAGACTAATCAAAATAAAGGATCCCGAAGAAGTACTTTCTTGGTTAGTTGGCACTTACAGCGGACTTATGTTTTTATTTAATGGTTCCTATGCCTTTGCATCCGATGGTGGAGGAGACACATCATGGATCAATTTACTTCCTAATGAAAATGAATCTATCGAAGTAAATCATTATAACCATGAAATAGGAGAACTTGAGAACCTTCCCTATTATTCGATCACCCATTTTATTTTAGACAACTGGAATAATGAATCAAATGAAGGTTACGATGATGAAGAGGAAGAAGAATTCGAAGAAGAAGACTCTCAGAAAAAACCAAAAGAACCAATTTTAGTTTCTAAAATCAAAGATAGTGTCATCAAAGCATTTGAAAAAGAGGCTACAAAATATTATGAGAGTAAACCCATATATCATAATTCTTTGGACATGTTTGAAAGATCTTCTTGGCTACTGGGGCATAGTTATGGAGATCCAGCCTATGCATTTACGGAAAAACTCGCAGACGCACCTTCCTTTGCCATTTGGGAAGAAGAAAAAACTGATATTAAAAATTATCCCAATTTAGCCGCATACTGGATTCTACATCATTTCTATTTTAAAAATGATGATGCATGTAAAGAGACCATCAAACTTGCTAACAAATCCAAAGGGAAAATCATACCCACACTAAGCCAACACATACTCAATTATTTAGAGGGTAAGTCAAAAACCTTATTCAACTTAGCATCCGAAAAAGTAGAAAAGATTAGAACTCAAACGTTTTCCAATGCTGATCCAAAACACATCGATCCCAAAAATTTAAAAATATATAATGACAGTTTAGGATTATCCAATCTAAAAACGATTTCAAAAAAAGAATTGGAATCGCGACTAAAATCAGACGTTGACCTATTCAAACTAATTGAAGAATTTCCCGATGATGTGACCACCCATGATACCATTCTAAAAGAAATTTCTAAAAAAGACACAAACCTAAAAAGACTTATCGATGATTACTTTCGAGAACGAACTGATAGTGCATACAATACGTGGCCATACAACCCGGACAAACTAGACAAACGACTTTCTGTTGTGATCAATGCAGCTTTCAGGCAAGGACTTAAGTACGATGCGGAAAACAAAAAAGCTTTTTGCGGAATTACAAAGACTGTCGGCATGTTAGATGATGATAGGTCTATGGTTTCGCTTAGAGAAGCAGTTCATAAACTCAAACAAGATGACCCAAGAATGGAATACGTTGTAGAAGCTCTCATCAATAGTGATCATAAAGAATCCAGATCCATATTAGCTGATGCAGCATGGCGTACTTTCGAGACCCTTGACAATATAAAAGAAATCAAAGATAAAGTACAAAAAGAAGGTCCCACCTTAAACAATATGTTCACAGT
This region of Leptospira mtsangambouensis genomic DNA includes:
- a CDS encoding type II toxin-antitoxin system HipA family toxin, yielding MSEPVTLAKVYLWGTLLGYISWNEEGEFASFEYENDFLDAPVEPSPLLMPKSRSLYSFRNLNVDTFKGLPGMFADSLPDKFGNALIDVWLSKIGRNSKSFNPVERLCYIGERGMGALEFKPATYKLKTKNIPIEIAEMVELASEILSNRKKFSTKLELKNQKKLNESLTSLMTIGTSAGGARAKCIIAYNEKTGDVRSGQVKTTEDYSYWIIKLDGIQNNKDKELNDPKGFGTIEYAYYRMALDCGIQMMESKLLEENGRHHFMTKRFDRINGGEKLHMQSLCAIAHYDFNMAGAYSYEQAFEVIRKIILENTRNALEQQFRRAVFNIISRNQDDHTKNIAFLMDKTGKWNLSPAYDMTYSYNPNGQWTSRHQMSINGKRENFQLEDLIELGKKADLKILQIKSIINQTKDILSSWKKYAKQSNVPNSLLNPIQKNLNLSI